The Malus sylvestris chromosome 14, drMalSylv7.2, whole genome shotgun sequence genome segment gtggtctctggggagcccagcttttgagaaagcgagcgcctcttcgatttctgagatcggccttcgtggtctttgagcagcccaacttttgagaaagcaaacgcctcttcgatttctgagatcaaccctcgtgatttctaagcagcccagcttttgagaaagcaaacgtctcttcgatttctgagcaggagtcttcgatttctgaagcttcgtcgagtgcagatttttatagaggctggcattaagttccaaagcacacttgaatctccaccagtagaagcttcattcttgcacttctaagatcttgatttgtccgacctcttctctcttcaacacctttgaaaatgtctggcccctccgaccgtcgttttgacttgaaccttgttgaagaggcagccccgccttctccagacaacatatggcgcccatccttcgtctcccctactggtcctcttaccgttggggattctgtgatgaagaatgatatgaccgctgcggtggtggccaggaaccttctcactcccaaagataacagactactttccaaacggtctgatgagttagctgttaaggattcgctggctctcagtgttcagtgtgcaggttctgtgtctaatatggcccaacgcctatttgctcgaacccgccaagttgaatccttggcggctgaagtgatgagtctcaaacaggagattagagggctcaagcatgagaataaacagttgcaccggctcgcacatgactatgctacaaacatgaagaggaagcttgaccagatgaaggaaactgatggtcaggttttacttgatcatcagagatttgtgggtttgttccaaaggcatttattgccttcgttttctggggctgtaccgcgtaatgaagctccgaatgatcaacctctgatgcctcctccttctagggttctgtccagtactgaggttccaaatgatccccctccggtgccttctctttctggggctctaccgactgttgagacttctcctaagcaacctttgtgaaggctccgtcttgtgtgtttattttgactcatgtatatgtacatatttgtagctgatcggggatatcaataaataagttttccttcatttcaacgtattgtgttaaatacaccaaagccttcttcgctaagttctttgaattttcttttgttgaagctttctgagtggagcatgtaggttggggtaatgttcccttaatttcccgagtgaggaaaacttctcggttggagacttggaaaatccaagtcactgagtgggatcggctatatgaatcttagaacgccattgtgctcgatcctgtgtcatgtccttcgttagatccaagtactctaagtcttttcttagagtctcttccaaagttttcctaggtcttcctctaccccttcggccatgaacctctgtcccatagtcgcatcttctaatcggagcgtcagtaggccttctttgcacatgtccaaaccaccgtaaccgattttctttcatctttccttcaatttcggctactcctactttaccccggatatcctcattcctaatcttatcctttctcgtgtgcccacacatccaacgaagcatcctcatctccgctacacccattttgtgtacgtgttgatgtttcaccgcccaacattctgtgtcatacagcatcgccggccttattgccgtcctataaaattttcccttgagcttcaatggcatacggcggtcacacaacacgccggatgcactcttccacttcatccatccagcttgtattctatggttgagatctccatctaattctccgttcttttgcaagatagatcctaggtaacgaaaacggtcgctttttggtatttcttgatctccgatcctcacccctaactcgttttggcctccatttgcactgaacttgcactccatatattctgtctttgatcggcttaggcgaagacctttagattccaacacttctctccaaaggttaagctttgcatttaccccttcctgagtttcatctatcaacactatatcgtctgcgaaaagcatacaccaaggaatatcatcttgaatatgtcctgttaactcatccattaccaacgcaaaaaggtaaggacttaaggatgagccttgatgtaatcctacagttatgggaaagctttcggtttgtccttcacaCTAAACAATTTCTCCCACAATGGAGAGTTTTGGTAGCAGTCACATTTTTCTTTCATGTGGAACGGTTgagatttaattaaattcattcGTACAGAAAAATGTGCCGGGAAGAATTTTCTTCACAATGGTTGCTATTCAGTTTTCGATTTTAGAGTTTGCTTATTGGATGTGTTTCCACTCAATTTTTATCTTTGTATCCACCAAGTAATGTATATTCTATTTATTGGATATATTTAAGCTCTACACTGATGCAAAAATATTTTGTTGTACATGAACCCTAATTGAAAGAAACCCCAAAATCTATAGAAAACGAGACCCTAAAATCCAATTCACAAAGAGTATGGGGTGTGAGAATAGTATTGGAAAGTaaagataaattttaatttaaaaagtggATGTGGGGTGCCATTTAATACTACGGCTTAgtaatattcctcttcacttgtaagtaagaggttttgggtttgattcccgctaaaagcaaatttgaaccacaataTTGCTAACATATtatgaggctaaacccaccACCTCTATcataatatagataatatcgtttgttaaaaaaaaaatggatgtgAGGTATACTAAGCACATCTTGATTAACAAAAATGTGAGGTGTGATAAAACAACCCCTAAATTTATTGTCATAAACCTCAATTATCCAACAAAATGCATATATTTAAACCATGATCATGAGCGCAAGTGATCCTTTACCATAGTGGTGGATAGATGCTGAGCCATTGCATGACGGCGTGAGTTCAAATCCCATCAATgattaatctaacaaaatctattgtttgacaaaGACAAAATGAACCGTGATCATGAGCAAGCCCATAAATGTATCATGAGCTTTGGACACAACATGAGAAGAGTGTGCCCTGGGACCACAGCAGAACTTTGGGCTTTTTACCATGGGCTAAGGAAAATTTATCGTTGGGTCGAAAGGGCCCATCCCAACTTCATACTTAAAACAGATTGGCAAACAAAGATATTTCATGCTTTAACTGTTTTAACATCATGAAATTATGTACAAGGTGAATGAAGATGATTCGTCaactttttcatatttacataACTTGGGaatgaacaaaaaataacaATTGGTCGCCTCTTTTGACTCTCCTCAGGGCCGGTCCTAGTGTTACAAACaactcccaaaaaaaaattataatgtaATTGTCAATTTATGTAGTTCAGCAAGAAAATAATCTTAACCATACAAAATGTAAAAATTTGTGAATAATTACAATCCTATATAGAAAAGTGAGGGAAGTTTCTAATTTAAGCATGAATCTCTTGGAGAACAATTACACCCACACTCACATCATCTTAGGCTAATGAAATAAAGATAAgccaaatcggataaatggtcatCGTGGTTATAGGATACAAATTTGAAACTCCCGTTCGTTGCTTCTTAACgccaccctctctctcttccctcttccctcttcctcttcctttctttcttctatCTCTGCAACCTGCCGaactagaaacaaaaccaaacgCAACAATTTCATCTTCTCGATCAGTCGATTCGATTTCCCCATCTCAAATGGAAGCTACTCCTTCTTCACCTCTCTCTGCCCCAACCTATAGCCATCTCCTCTGACCAATTGAGGTTTTTGAACCTCCATTCTCAGCCCACGAACATGTACTTCACAAAGCTCCTCCACTGTT includes the following:
- the LOC126599251 gene encoding uncharacterized protein LOC126599251, translating into MDELTGHIQDDIPWCMLFADDIVLIDETQEGVNAKLNLWREVLESKGLRLSRSKTEYMECKFSANGGQNELGVRIGDQEIPKSDRFRYLGSILQKNGELDGDLNHRIQAGWMKWKSASGVLCDRRMPLKLKGKFYRTAIRPAMLYDTECWAVKHQHVHKMGVEEMRMLRGMCGHTRKDKIGNEDIRGKVGVAEIVGKMRENRLR